The following is a genomic window from Thalassoroseus pseudoceratinae.
TGGTCCGGGTAGATATCGAGTTTACCGACGTTCTCGTGCGCAATAACCTGATTCGAACAGATGTATGTCACCTTGAGCGGCGTCGTATCGCCCGACTCAATCTTTTCCTTGATCCGCTGAGCGATCACTCCACGGGCGACAATCGTTTTGCCCAGCCCAACCTCGTCAGCGACGAGCATTCGCTGTTGGCCCTTGTTGTACAGATTGTCGTAGACGACCTTAACCGTCGCCCGTTGAAAGTCTTTGAGGGCGGCGAGACTGCGCTCGACATGCTCGTCAACGTGGTGCTTGTTCATTTCTGTTCCCTCGCTATCTGCATGGGAACGTCCTGCTTGAATGCCTCCCAGAACTCCACGAACTCTTGCGGGACAATCTTCGTTTCTGCGTCCTCGCCTTCCTCTTTCCGAAGCTGCTGGATCACGTCGTCGATGGCTTTTAGGCGGCGAGGTGATCGGGATGCCGCCAATAACAACTGCTCAAAAATGGGTGTGGACAAATCCCAGATGCTTGTCCCATCCCCATTGCTGTTCCTCCCGTTATCATCTGGTCCGGTGCCGACTTGTTCCTTGTCCATGTCGTCCGCTAGGAGGAAGCGGAGGTACTCAAAGAACCGATCTCGGCTGTTGATGATGCTGCGCAGAATGCGACTCACTCGTGTCTCGGGAAGCCCGTCGATTTCCACTTTCATCAGGAAAGATCGAAGCTGCTCTTTTTCCTGCCAAATCTCAAATCGTAGGAACCGGCTCAGATTGCTTTCGTTGATGTTCTCAAACACAAGCTGACTCACTCGTCCGGGGGCCAACTCTCTTGGCTCAATTCCGTCCGAGTTAAATGGCGAGACACGAACGCTGAAGTCTTTCCACTTGCGGGAGCCGGGATCAAGAATGAGATGCAGGTCGAAGTTCGCCTCATTTTCGGACGGCGTGACTACCGCCTGCTTGATGTCCAAGTATCGGAGCAGGTCAAACTCCAGCAGACGGAGCTTTTCCTCCAGCTTCTTGCGCTCACTGTCGTCAATCGGCTCATCAGGCGGCTCGTAGGGCTGGAAAATCCCGCCCAGTTCATTCTTGCCGAGCAGTTCCTCTTTCAGCCGGTCAAGCTGTACGACACCGCTGCGTCCTCGCAGTTCCAAGATGAACTCGATATTTCGCTCGAACGCAGCTTTCGTGGCGTTGGCCGAACCGAGGAACCAGAGTGTTCGAGTCGAATCCCCTTGATAGACATACAACTTGGCGTGAAGGTTTTGCTCCAACTGCTCGCCCTCGCCATCCTCGCCCGTTTCAAGGCTTTCGCCGTCAACGATCAAGTCCGAGATACAGAAGGCCCGAACATCTTCGAGCGTCTCTGGCTGGAGTCGTTTCAGTTCTTCCCGACAGCCGAACAGCAGCAACTCGTCCGAGACGTTCTCCCAAAGAGTGTGGACGGCTTCGTCATGAAGAAACGGGCTGACGCAGATGGCTCGACTGCCTTCTTGAGTCACGATGGGATTCTCGTGGCCGTCAATGCCGACAGGATGAAAGACGAAGTTGTTGTTGAATCCGGTGGGCGTCTGAAACTCAACTTTTCGCAGATCGGAAACGAACTTACGGTCCCCGTCGAAGCCTTCATGTGATACGAGATGATTCACGAAGGACACGAGCGGCTGGTTCTTCCGCTGTCGTGTATCCGTGACTTCGCCGTCAAGATGTGCGGCAATGTCCCAGCTTCGGTCGTAGGTCAGATTCCGACTGAGGACGATGACTCGGTACATCGTCGGTTCCTCGTCATGCTCGTAGCGAAGAACCCAGACCTTCGGATGAAATGCGGTGTAGGCGTCCTCGGGCAGAATCCCGACGACGCATGGTTCGAGCAGCCCATAGAGCCGGTTGTGCTTGCGAGGAACATGAATCTTGCCCTTCTGATGGTAAATCCGCAGCACGTCAGGGCAACGCTGGATGGCTTCGAGTAACTGGACCCGCTCGGTCTCAAAGTTACCTTCCAAGGTTTGTGAAAAGAACAACGCCACCGGAATCGAAAGCAGCGTGTTCAAGTCCAGCGTGTAGGTGGCGGCGACCGCCTTGGAGAGTCGATATCCAGAGGGCGGAATTAGCATGGCTCCGTAGTCGAGCCGGTGCTTCTTAATATCCAGCATCGTCGCCCTCCGATGCTGCGAGTCCTCGGTCGATGTCACGGATGATGGTCCGTGCCTGCGTCAGCCGGTAATTCAGATCAGCAATCCCAATCCACTTGCCGACACTCTCGTCCGCCGTGGGCTGGAGCCGGGCACGGCCTTTCTTGTTGAACCGCTCTTGCTTCGTGACCAGTTTGTCGAGGTGGTCAGTGTCAGCTTTTTCGCACACGCCATCGATCCACGACTGCACAAAGTCAATCGTGTATTCCTTGACCCGCCGATGATGGAGCTTCGTCTGTTCCCAAAGACGGCCCGTGTCCCATCGCTGCCACGGGAAGGACTGCAACTCGGCCAGCCATTCCGCCCACTCACCTTCGAACTCGTCACGCAAACCGCTCGTCCCGTGCTTCTCTTGAAGGAGGCAGTTGTAGCGGATATGCGCACCGTACATGAGTTGCCAGAAGTCTCGTGCGGTGGCAATTGTCCGCTGAAGTTTTTCAGGAAACTGATCGAGGAACTTGGCTTCATCGGCCAGCGTCGTAAAGTTCCAATCGCTTGGCAGATCGAGAAACTTCCGCCGCACATCGCTGTCGAGAAGAATCTGTCCCAGCAAACTCAACGGGACACGAGCCTCGATCTGCCGAGAGAGAAATGACGCCTCCTCATGCGACAAGTGGATCGTCAGGTCTTCGATCCAGTCGTCCTCATAATCCGGCCCATTGATGGTCTCGTTCGCTTGCTCCGACGCATCAGGGTCATCGCCCTTCAATTTGTCGTTCCCTTCAACCAAGTCCCGTAATGGTTGATCCGGGTTGGCGAATCTTCGGCAGAAGACTTGAAGAGACAGATTGGTGCGAATCAAGCCGAACTGCCGAATGCCGGTCCAGTAGGCAGAAGATGGCTTTCGCTGCACCTCGCCTTGCTTATTGGCGAAGGACTCGCCGATGATCCCATCCTGCGGGTCTTCGTAGTGATTCTCGACCATCCACTCCATGCACTGGTTTTCATGATCGTTCAGGTAGTCCGCCAGCTTTCGTCGTCGCCGCTTATGGGCAGGCAGCTTTTCGTAGTCCTTGAAAATGCGTGGAACGGTCAAGAAGTATTTGGCTCGTGTCTGGATCGTGGAGATGCCCGGAAAGAGCGAGTCCGAAAAGGAATCACGGATGACGCCAATTCCAAGCTCATCAACCACACCGGGAGTGGAGAGCAAGTCGATGACGGACTTGACCTTCTCACGATGCTCTGACGAAAAATCGACCCATCCGATTGCTGACAATTCTCGACACTCCCTTCTTGCTAGTCGTACATTCGGGACACTTCGTGTTTCGGGAGCCGTTGTAGTGCTTGCAACTGCTCTACTTGAACAGACTGGCCTGAGTTAAGAGCCTTGATGAGTGGATCAATCATTTTATCTGCCGCCTGAACTAGCACCGAATTGTATTTGGTTGCTACGAAGAAGTAGGTCGGTAGTAGATACCTACGCCGCAGTTGTGACCGACCTGCCAATTCAACAACATCACCGTCGATGCTTGCGAAGCCGTCGTCATGCTGACGGTAGTCGATGTAGCGGCCATCAAATAGCCCGGCCACTTCGTCTTCACCGTCATGGTCGCCGTAGATTCCAAAAGGTGGCATAGCATCGGACCGAATCAACACTGAACAGCGGTCAAGTCCTGAATCTCGGGTCACCCAACAGTCTGTGATTTTGTATTCCGTCCAGCCGAATAACCAATGCTGATCGTCGCTTCTCTCCATGACCCTAATGGCGGCATTTGCATCTCCTTTAGTCCACCACAATTCGTGCGAATCACTGATTACAGAAAGAGACTCAATTAAGTCATCGATTTCCTTCTTTTCGGTGAGATGGACAATTCCCCTCTGGCCGGGAGTATGTCGCCGCAGTAGGCGCTCGAACCTCTCCAAACAATCGATCACATGTGCGTGCCATTTCTGCGTTTTTCGATGCTGGTCCTGTTCACTGAGTGTGTCAATTACAACTTTTGCAGATTGAAGTCGTTCCGCTGGCTCTTGCCTCGACATTAGAGGTACGACTTCATCGAACTGGGCGTAATCTTCGTCGATCAGTGCCATCGTCGGAGGTGAAGCGCCTCGAAACGTCTTCTGTGTCACACACCAATATAAAACTTGCCCTAAAGCAAAAATGTCCGCAGCAGGGGTAAGTTTTGCTTCCTTCTCAAACTGTTCGGGGGCGGAAAACTGGAAGTTCGCTATCCGGTCACCTTTCTTTGTCAGTTCGGTCCCTGCAAACATTTCAGGGTCGAACCATGCGATGCCAAAGTCGGCGAGGACAAAGGTTCCATCTTCTCGAAGCAAAATGTTCTCGGGCTTGATATCACGATGAATTATTCCTTGGTTGTGGATATGACTGAGTGCCCGGCACATGTCGTCACACAGCCGGTGAAGTTCAGACCTTGGAAGCACTCCAATAGATTGCACATGGGCTTTCAGCGAAGCCTGACAACGCTCCATGATGATGGCCGGGACAGCCAAATCATCCAGTGTTACTACATCGTAATGGAAGAGCCTAATGAGGTTGTCGTGTTGCGGTATGCGGATCAGGCGACGATATTCCCTTTGGAACCGTTTCAGCTTAGTAGAAGGCTTTCCGCTCAAGTCTTCGGCGAAAAGTTTGACTACAGCAGAGCCTTCGAAATCGACAGGATATACGAGGCCATTTCCACCCTGACCCAGCAGCGATCCTGTAACGGAGATGTCCCCAAAACTCGTCGGAATGATGCCAGCCTTCTTGATATGGCTGGTGATTCGGGATTTGATATCGTCGCTCATTATCCAAGGACACCTTGTTTCAGTTCGGATGACTCAAAACTACGACTCGCCGCCTTTCCTCAATGGCTTGTGCCACCGCCATTCGGTCATCGAATCGAGAAGTAAACACCTCAGCGGCAATCTCCGGGGAGAGACATTCGGAGAACTTCAGGTTCTCCATCGCATCAATGCTCGGGATCGGCTGGACGGCCTCGGGTTGAACGCCCTCGATGTATTCGGACACGTTTTCGAGTGACGAAGCCGTGGGAAAACTCAGGCAGAGATTGTCGGCTTTCACGTCGCAGTGAGATTTCAGGTGGTCCGCCAGAAGTGCGTTGGCGACTCCCCCAGCGAAGGTCCACCAACAAATTTCTCCATTCGGTTGCTGAACAAGGCTGGTGGCATCTGATGAGACCCACGGGTGGTCGTCTCGAATCTCGTTAAACTGTTGCATGGCTCGTCGGGACCAAGCTGGGTCATCATCGTCTGAGGCAAGGATGCGGCGGATACTCTGGCAGACTGCATGGCTGAGCATCTGACCCTCACCAAGCCAGCGTGATCGCCCTTTTTCGTCGGTTGGCTCGACGTGGGCAATCCGGCGCTTCCAGTCCAAGTGTTTCGTTTTCCAGCTTCGGCCTGCCAACACCAAGATCGCCGGACCTTCTTCTCGCTTGTAGAACGTGGACTCGTGGACATTGCCGAGTTCCTTCTGACCGGACATCACCTTGAACAACGGCGGCGAAGTAAACACGGAGAGGATGTCCATAAAGTTTCGCCGACCAAAGGTGTTCTCGCCTTCCGGGGCAAAAGCCAAGATGCCGTTGTCACTCCACAAGATGCCTTTGGCCACCATGAACTCGACGAGTTCCGTGATCCTCTCCTTTGACATCTCCGAGAAGCCAGAGACGTTTTCTAACCACGGAAGCCATTGCGACTGCCCGATGCCCCGTTCCTGAAGGATCAGAGCCATCAACTGCTGAGCGAGGATGTGATAAGGACACGGCGGCGCTTGGACCGGCTCAACATAGCCACGCTGCCAAAGCTCGATCAGGGCCGCTGCTCGTAGAAGTCCTTCGTCATTGGTCGCAAGGAACAAGCAATTCCGGCTTGTGCCCAAACGACGCCCCGTGCGCCCCATGCGTTGCAGAAACGACGACACCGTACCGGGAGCATCTATCTGAATCACCCGGTCGAGATCACCGACATCAAGGCCAAGTTCGAGCGAACTGGTGGCGACAATGACACAGTTCTGGCGCTGGGCGAACGCTTCTTCGGCCTGCCGTCGCTCATCGATGCCGAGCGAACTGTGCGAGACAAACGTGTCGATGCCATGCTGCCGCAGCGAGACCGCCAACTGCTCCACTCGTGAGCGGCTATCACAAAAGACCAGTCGCTTCTCACCTTGATGAAGCAGGCTGATGACCTTGGCGGCATTGGCGAGCGAACCCACGAAGTCGAGTTGTACGTCAGGCGTTTTAGTATCACTCCCTTTCGGCCAGACGACTTCCTGTGGCCGCTCGGAACCTGATGAGAGCCATTCCAGCATCTCTTGGGGATTGCCGACCGTGGCGGACAGCCCGATCCGCTGAATGTCTCGCTTGGCGATCTTGCCGATGCGGGAGAATACCGAGAGCAAGTGCCAGCCACGATCATCACCCGCAAAGGCGTGAAGTTCATCGATCACGACAACTTTCACGTTGCTGAAGAACTGGTGATGATCCACCTTCTGTGAAACCAACAGGACTTCCAAAGACTCTGGTGTCGTCAGCAGGCAGTCTGGCTGCTCGGCAAGTATCTGCTTGCGCTCCCCCTGCGGCGTGTCACCGTGCCAAAGTGCGGCTCGCCGACCGACCAACCGCATGTATTTGTCGAGCCGCTGTTCCTGATTGTTGAGCAGGGCCTTGATCGGGCTGACGTAGAGAATCGAAACGCCGGACCACGACTCATCGAGCATCTGGGAAATGACTGGAAAGAACGCCGATTCAGTTTTCCCGCCAGCGGTCGGCGCAAGAATGACCAGATTCGCTCCGGTAAGGTACGCCTCAATCGACAACGACTGCACTTCTCGCAAGTCTCGCCATCCGAGCGAGTTCACGATGTGATGTTGGAGTGCAGGATGTAGTCGGTCAAAGGCATTCACAAATCTAACTCAATGTCATCCACATTCTGGGCCTGAGCTTCTCGCTCCACGGGGGTCATCTCGTTGCTGCTCAGCGTCAATTCGTAGTCTTTTCGAGGGTCAAACGAGTCATGCAAATCGATTGTGTCCAGCACATTGACGACGAGCTTCTTGAGAAACAGCCGGGGCGTGATTCCAACCTTGCCGCCAAGCTTGCCGGTCATTGATCGGGCGAGCGTGTCGATGTACTCGGTGTTGGCCAGCGAACGCACCCGTTCGGGAGCCTTGCAGTCAGCCGCAAACAAATCTCGGACCTTGGTGCCGACTTCCACCAATCGATCATGGTCGAAGGTCGTCAATCGCAACTGCACCGCCCGTGGATTGTCGAACTGCGCATTGCTCGGAAAATCCACATGCAGGCGTTGAGCCAAAGGTTCAAGGCGCTGAATCCCCTGTGGTCCGTCGTAAAAGGCAGGCGTGCCAGTGATGACCAAGTACAGGCCGGGAAACCGACCACCATCGATGTCGTCAAGCAACTGGCGCAGTGCGTTTAGACCCTTCTCACGCACGTCCGAACGAACACGTTGGATCGTTTCGATCTCGTCCAGCACCAGCACCAGCCCAGAGAACCCGGAATCCTTTAGGATCAGCAACAGTCCTCGCAGGAAACTCAGCGCTGCAAAGTGGTCCACGTCTCCCTTGATCCCCGCTTCTCGTTTGATCGAGGCGGCGACATGTGGTTGCCCGGCCAACCAACCGGCAAGACCTTCTGCGGTGGCGTGGTCTCCATTTCGCTGTGAGGTGCGATAGGACCGGAGTGCGGCAGCAAACTGTGGTGTTGCCCGAGTGATCTCGACGAGTCGTTGCTCCAATAGTTCATCCGCTCGATCCGCCAGAGCTTTCTCATCACTTGGATCGATGGTTCCTTCGGCCAACACATCTTCTTCGAGGCCGTAGAACCATCCGTCGAGGATCGAACGAAACGCCCCAAGGAAGCAGTCAGGCGTTGAAAGCTGCTCCATCGCTCGGCGATAGACGGTTTCCAATCGGTGCAGCGGAGTTTCTGTCTCGGAAATCTGAACTTCAGCGGTCGCAAATCCCTGCTGCTTGGCAAACTCCTGCACCCAGCGAGCGAAGAACGTCTTGCCGCATCCATACTCACCACGAACGGCCTTGAAGATCGCACTCCCTTGAGCCACGTCTGTCAGTTCTTCGGCAATCACGCTGTCAAATCGTTGAAGGCCGACAGCGAGGAAATCGAGTCCACGTTGTGGCACCGTGCCTTTGCGCAAGGCAGCGATAATCTCTCGGCGTCGTTCGGGGCTGATTTCCATGATGCACTCAATCCAAATCGAATTGGCGTTTCAATTTGCCAACATTCAGTTCCACACGGTTCTCGTTCCGATCCAAAGTGAGAATCTCGTATCCATCAACGTTGAGGACACGCTGCATCTTCACGACCAATCCGTCCAGTCGAGCCATCGACACCTCCGCAGCCTTGGCAAAGGCAGTCGGAGTCATGATCCCGCCGCTCGCAGCCAATGCCGACAGACATGCCTGCATGACATCGTTCTCGACCGGGTGTCGGCGGATCATCGCTTTCTGGTCTTTGTAAGCCTGTGACTTCAGCAGCGCCACGATCCATTCGGCTCCGTCCGCCGTAGGCTTCGCTTCCGTTTCGGGCTTCGAAGCCGGTTTCTGTTCCGGCTCCATATCGAAGAGGGTCGGAGGACCAACTTTTTGAGGCACGGTGATCGTGACCTGTGGCTCTTCGACTTTGGACGTAGCGACTGGGGCTGCCGACCACCAGTCGGGCTTGGGGTATTCGCAGCGTACCAGTCCCGTGTAGGCGCTGGTCTTGTCGGTCAACAAGATCAACGGACAGACCATTTCCTGCGGGGTCGCCCCTCCGTGATAACCGTTATGCTGGACCTTGTAGTAAACACCTTCCGACCACGGCACGATGATCGACTTCTCACCGGCGACAACTCGCTCGCCTTCGATGACGATTTCATCTTCCATGCACTTGCCATCGTTCATGCGCCAACGGCTGCTGTCGTCATGGCGACGATTGGTGCCGTCAGGCCGATGCCAAACGTGTCCGTGATCGCTGGCAAGGATGACGACCCGTCCTGAATCTCGTGCCAGTCGCAGCAAAGCCCGTAGAGGATTGATGCGACTCAGCGACCAGTGATCGATCACCTGCTGGGCATTGGCGAGACGATCATCGATGGCATTGATGACAACCCCGACCACCTTGTGGACCTGTGAAAGCACTTTCTTGGAAAGCTCTTCGGAGACTGCTCCTCGGTTGCCTTCCGTGATGTCCTTCTTGTGGAACAGCACGGGCGGATACCGTTTGTCGCAAGCCTCTACGAGTGCTTTGTGTTCCCTAAAGTTCCGGTCTTCAACGTTCTGTGCCCCATGCGTGAGTTTGCCAGACAACAACGTTGCTCGGGAATAATTGGTCACGCTGGGGATGGTTGCGATCACTGGCGCAGGCGGTGCGCCGGACTCGTCCAACGTCGATTCAAACCAATGGTCTTGCCGGATATCTTCCAGCAATTCATGGCAGACAGCCCAACTCATTCCATCCAGCACGACCAGCAGAACTTTGTTTCCAGCATCGACCGCTTTACTGACAACGCTGTCCAGCACATCCTCGACGCCCAACACGCCAGCCTGCTTCGAACCTACCGCCGTCCAGTCGGCCAACGACTTGGCGAAGGTGTGGCTTCTCTCTTCACGAATCTTGAGGACCGTTTGGTCGAGAAGCTGATAGGCCGCTGACAGATCGGCCACGTCTTCGCCACGGCACAGCGGCTCCCGTGCCCAGTCCACGAACGACATCTCTTTAATGTGGTAATTGGCTTGATCGGCGAACGAAGTGTGCTTGCCGGGTTTCTGCTTCAGCCAACGGACCAGCCGCACCGCCATCTCTGCTTTCGAGACCTGATCCTTGTTGCGTCCAAGTTTCGCCATGCGGTGTTCGGCGATCTTTTCCAGTCGCACTTCGCAGGCGGTGATTGTGTCCTCGGTCGTCTCTTCGACCGCCGTTTTAATGGCGTGGCCGAGGCGTCCCAGTCGTTGTTCAAACGACAATCGGGAAAGCGTGTTGCGATAGGCGTGGTCTTCGCAGAGAAACTGTTTGATGAGTTCATCCGCTCGCTGCAAATGCTGCTGGGCGATTCGGGGATCATCATGCCGGTCGAGATCGGCAATCGCATCCACGGCGATCTTGCCCAATGTGCGGCCCACGGTCTTGGGAATGGGTTTGTTCCCGTGGTACTGCTCCATCCGAGCGGCAGCAGCGTCGAGTGTGGAATCATCACCGGAACCGAACACGACCTGACACACGACCGCCAGCGCCAAAGCATCCGGCCCGGATTTGCTCTCGATGAATTTCAGGATGGAATCCGCAGCATCGCCGAGATTGTGGACCAGCCGACGACGGAGACTGGCACCGATCTCGTCACCCGCCTTCTCGTACCGCTTCGTGCCTTTCTCCGATGACGCCCACAACAATAACGACACGAGATCGGGTTCCCGCTCGCCCATGTCAAAGACGTGACGGCAGATCGCTCGCCAGACCGTTCCGCCATCCAGCAGCCCAGCCGACACGGGCGGATAGCCGTCAGGCGGGGCGTATTCCATCAACGCCTGTGCGATAGCCGGTTCGCAAATCGAACGATCCAGTTCCTTCGCCTTGAACAGTGAACACAGACTGGCCCAGTGATCGACAGGGAACAATCGGCTGCGAGCCAATCGCCCAACCACATCGTGCCCAAGATCATTCTGCTGAAGCCCGGTTAGAACGACGATCCGAGTGTTGTCTTTCTCGGCACCCAGAAGTGCTTCACGGACTTCGAACACGGTGTCCGCACGAACGACCTTGGCATTTCCGAACTCAAATTCGACTTCGCCCGGTCCCTGCATCGAGGATGCAACGTGCAGACCCACAGCCACGGCGTCGATGTCACGCTGCCACTTGTCTTCCACGAGGGACCGCACTTGCTGTGAACTCAACATGCCGACGCTCATTCAGACTCCTCGTCCAACGTCCAGTGGATCGTGAGCCTGAGCTTGTCGTTCTCTTCCAACTTTTGGACTAGACCTTGGGCTTCCTCCAGAGATTCGCCGTGACTCAAGCGGGAGCGGCTGCCGGTCCCAACTTGCTTCCAACCCTTCTTCGGCGGCGGTGGTGGTGGCGGTGGCGGATCATCGGGCTTGGGCTTGGGCGGCGTCAGCAGTTTGACCGCTCGACTTTCAGCCTCA
Proteins encoded in this region:
- a CDS encoding phospholipase D family protein gives rise to the protein MLDIKKHRLDYGAMLIPPSGYRLSKAVAATYTLDLNTLLSIPVALFFSQTLEGNFETERVQLLEAIQRCPDVLRIYHQKGKIHVPRKHNRLYGLLEPCVVGILPEDAYTAFHPKVWVLRYEHDEEPTMYRVIVLSRNLTYDRSWDIAAHLDGEVTDTRQRKNQPLVSFVNHLVSHEGFDGDRKFVSDLRKVEFQTPTGFNNNFVFHPVGIDGHENPIVTQEGSRAICVSPFLHDEAVHTLWENVSDELLLFGCREELKRLQPETLEDVRAFCISDLIVDGESLETGEDGEGEQLEQNLHAKLYVYQGDSTRTLWFLGSANATKAAFERNIEFILELRGRSGVVQLDRLKEELLGKNELGGIFQPYEPPDEPIDDSERKKLEEKLRLLEFDLLRYLDIKQAVVTPSENEANFDLHLILDPGSRKWKDFSVRVSPFNSDGIEPRELAPGRVSQLVFENINESNLSRFLRFEIWQEKEQLRSFLMKVEIDGLPETRVSRILRSIINSRDRFFEYLRFLLADDMDKEQVGTGPDDNGRNSNGDGTSIWDLSTPIFEQLLLAASRSPRRLKAIDDVIQQLRKEEGEDAETKIVPQEFVEFWEAFKQDVPMQIAREQK
- a CDS encoding DUF6361 family protein, with translation MSAIGWVDFSSEHREKVKSVIDLLSTPGVVDELGIGVIRDSFSDSLFPGISTIQTRAKYFLTVPRIFKDYEKLPAHKRRRRKLADYLNDHENQCMEWMVENHYEDPQDGIIGESFANKQGEVQRKPSSAYWTGIRQFGLIRTNLSLQVFCRRFANPDQPLRDLVEGNDKLKGDDPDASEQANETINGPDYEDDWIEDLTIHLSHEEASFLSRQIEARVPLSLLGQILLDSDVRRKFLDLPSDWNFTTLADEAKFLDQFPEKLQRTIATARDFWQLMYGAHIRYNCLLQEKHGTSGLRDEFEGEWAEWLAELQSFPWQRWDTGRLWEQTKLHHRRVKEYTIDFVQSWIDGVCEKADTDHLDKLVTKQERFNKKGRARLQPTADESVGKWIGIADLNYRLTQARTIIRDIDRGLAASEGDDAGY
- a CDS encoding serine/threonine protein kinase, which produces MSDDIKSRITSHIKKAGIIPTSFGDISVTGSLLGQGGNGLVYPVDFEGSAVVKLFAEDLSGKPSTKLKRFQREYRRLIRIPQHDNLIRLFHYDVVTLDDLAVPAIIMERCQASLKAHVQSIGVLPRSELHRLCDDMCRALSHIHNQGIIHRDIKPENILLREDGTFVLADFGIAWFDPEMFAGTELTKKGDRIANFQFSAPEQFEKEAKLTPAADIFALGQVLYWCVTQKTFRGASPPTMALIDEDYAQFDEVVPLMSRQEPAERLQSAKVVIDTLSEQDQHRKTQKWHAHVIDCLERFERLLRRHTPGQRGIVHLTEKKEIDDLIESLSVISDSHELWWTKGDANAAIRVMERSDDQHWLFGWTEYKITDCWVTRDSGLDRCSVLIRSDAMPPFGIYGDHDGEDEVAGLFDGRYIDYRQHDDGFASIDGDVVELAGRSQLRRRYLLPTYFFVATKYNSVLVQAADKMIDPLIKALNSGQSVQVEQLQALQRLPKHEVSRMYD
- a CDS encoding DEAD/DEAH box helicase; translation: MNAFDRLHPALQHHIVNSLGWRDLREVQSLSIEAYLTGANLVILAPTAGGKTESAFFPVISQMLDESWSGVSILYVSPIKALLNNQEQRLDKYMRLVGRRAALWHGDTPQGERKQILAEQPDCLLTTPESLEVLLVSQKVDHHQFFSNVKVVVIDELHAFAGDDRGWHLLSVFSRIGKIAKRDIQRIGLSATVGNPQEMLEWLSSGSERPQEVVWPKGSDTKTPDVQLDFVGSLANAAKVISLLHQGEKRLVFCDSRSRVEQLAVSLRQHGIDTFVSHSSLGIDERRQAEEAFAQRQNCVIVATSSLELGLDVGDLDRVIQIDAPGTVSSFLQRMGRTGRRLGTSRNCLFLATNDEGLLRAAALIELWQRGYVEPVQAPPCPYHILAQQLMALILQERGIGQSQWLPWLENVSGFSEMSKERITELVEFMVAKGILWSDNGILAFAPEGENTFGRRNFMDILSVFTSPPLFKVMSGQKELGNVHESTFYKREEGPAILVLAGRSWKTKHLDWKRRIAHVEPTDEKGRSRWLGEGQMLSHAVCQSIRRILASDDDDPAWSRRAMQQFNEIRDDHPWVSSDATSLVQQPNGEICWWTFAGGVANALLADHLKSHCDVKADNLCLSFPTASSLENVSEYIEGVQPEAVQPIPSIDAMENLKFSECLSPEIAAEVFTSRFDDRMAVAQAIEERRRVVVLSHPN
- the brxD gene encoding BREX system ATP-binding protein BrxD, with protein sequence MEISPERRREIIAALRKGTVPQRGLDFLAVGLQRFDSVIAEELTDVAQGSAIFKAVRGEYGCGKTFFARWVQEFAKQQGFATAEVQISETETPLHRLETVYRRAMEQLSTPDCFLGAFRSILDGWFYGLEEDVLAEGTIDPSDEKALADRADELLEQRLVEITRATPQFAAALRSYRTSQRNGDHATAEGLAGWLAGQPHVAASIKREAGIKGDVDHFAALSFLRGLLLILKDSGFSGLVLVLDEIETIQRVRSDVREKGLNALRQLLDDIDGGRFPGLYLVITGTPAFYDGPQGIQRLEPLAQRLHVDFPSNAQFDNPRAVQLRLTTFDHDRLVEVGTKVRDLFAADCKAPERVRSLANTEYIDTLARSMTGKLGGKVGITPRLFLKKLVVNVLDTIDLHDSFDPRKDYELTLSSNEMTPVEREAQAQNVDDIELDL
- the pglZ gene encoding BREX-2 system phosphatase PglZ, with product MLSSQQVRSLVEDKWQRDIDAVAVGLHVASSMQGPGEVEFEFGNAKVVRADTVFEVREALLGAEKDNTRIVVLTGLQQNDLGHDVVGRLARSRLFPVDHWASLCSLFKAKELDRSICEPAIAQALMEYAPPDGYPPVSAGLLDGGTVWRAICRHVFDMGEREPDLVSLLLWASSEKGTKRYEKAGDEIGASLRRRLVHNLGDAADSILKFIESKSGPDALALAVVCQVVFGSGDDSTLDAAAARMEQYHGNKPIPKTVGRTLGKIAVDAIADLDRHDDPRIAQQHLQRADELIKQFLCEDHAYRNTLSRLSFEQRLGRLGHAIKTAVEETTEDTITACEVRLEKIAEHRMAKLGRNKDQVSKAEMAVRLVRWLKQKPGKHTSFADQANYHIKEMSFVDWAREPLCRGEDVADLSAAYQLLDQTVLKIREERSHTFAKSLADWTAVGSKQAGVLGVEDVLDSVVSKAVDAGNKVLLVVLDGMSWAVCHELLEDIRQDHWFESTLDESGAPPAPVIATIPSVTNYSRATLLSGKLTHGAQNVEDRNFREHKALVEACDKRYPPVLFHKKDITEGNRGAVSEELSKKVLSQVHKVVGVVINAIDDRLANAQQVIDHWSLSRINPLRALLRLARDSGRVVILASDHGHVWHRPDGTNRRHDDSSRWRMNDGKCMEDEIVIEGERVVAGEKSIIVPWSEGVYYKVQHNGYHGGATPQEMVCPLILLTDKTSAYTGLVRCEYPKPDWWSAAPVATSKVEEPQVTITVPQKVGPPTLFDMEPEQKPASKPETEAKPTADGAEWIVALLKSQAYKDQKAMIRRHPVENDVMQACLSALAASGGIMTPTAFAKAAEVSMARLDGLVVKMQRVLNVDGYEILTLDRNENRVELNVGKLKRQFDLD